A genomic segment from Paenibacillus sp. FSL K6-1096 encodes:
- a CDS encoding glycerophosphodiester phosphodiesterase family protein, producing MNNMCVAHRGFSGKAPENTLAAVRMALALPYVRWMEIDVQLTKDGVPVVIHDFTLDRTTNGHGKVKDMDYEHMRRLDAGSWKGRAFRGERVPSLEEILALASGRLRLNIELKTRGEMYPGLEQAVIDLVNARGMREDVVLTSFDPGVLQRIKELDPRFRTGLIYDSRSGDPAGKLHELGCSLLSISSGRLSPVLAKTLAEQGVKIMAWTVNKGKEMRRLSAMHSDIMICTNRPDIWGDIFLKA from the coding sequence AAAGCCCCTGAGAATACACTGGCTGCCGTCCGGATGGCGCTGGCTCTGCCGTATGTACGCTGGATGGAGATTGATGTGCAGCTGACGAAGGATGGGGTGCCGGTCGTCATCCATGACTTCACGCTCGACCGCACCACGAACGGACACGGCAAGGTGAAGGATATGGATTATGAACACATGCGGCGGCTGGATGCGGGGAGCTGGAAGGGGCGTGCTTTTCGCGGAGAGCGGGTGCCTTCCTTAGAGGAGATTCTCGCCCTGGCCTCGGGGCGGCTGCGGCTGAACATTGAACTGAAGACACGGGGGGAGATGTATCCCGGTCTGGAGCAGGCGGTGATTGATCTGGTGAACGCAAGGGGCATGCGTGAGGATGTGGTGCTTACTTCGTTCGACCCCGGGGTTCTGCAGCGGATCAAGGAACTGGACCCCAGGTTTCGTACAGGCCTGATCTACGATTCCAGGTCTGGTGATCCCGCCGGGAAGCTGCATGAGCTGGGCTGCTCCCTGTTATCGATCAGCTCAGGCCGGCTCAGTCCGGTGCTGGCGAAGACGCTGGCGGAGCAGGGTGTGAAGATTATGGCCTGGACCGTGAACAAAGGCAAGGAGATGCGCCGCCTGTCCGCCATGCATTCCGATATTATGATCTGCACGAACCGGCCGGATATCTGGGGCGATATCTTTTTGAAGGCCTGA
- a CDS encoding fumarylacetoacetate hydrolase family protein, whose product MSGTVRNVYCVGRNYRLHAEELGNQVPAEPLIFLKPSHAAVALDKAIIQLPKDAGLIHYEGELVLRIARDYVPGMSVQELVDVMALGLDFTLRDVHNDLQRKGLPWTPAKGFKNAAPLTPYIALPEQEELEATDFTVLKNGVEVQRGNVKNMIFSLQKIVDFIAARYGLGKDDIIFTGTPAGVGPVVTGDSFELFWGGKLLGTCLIG is encoded by the coding sequence ATGAGTGGCACTGTCAGAAATGTATACTGTGTGGGACGTAATTACCGATTACATGCAGAAGAGCTGGGCAATCAGGTCCCGGCGGAGCCGCTGATCTTCCTGAAGCCGTCCCATGCGGCAGTAGCACTGGATAAGGCGATTATCCAACTGCCCAAGGATGCCGGCCTGATCCATTATGAAGGGGAGCTGGTGCTGCGCATTGCGCGTGACTATGTGCCGGGAATGAGTGTGCAGGAGCTGGTGGACGTCATGGCGCTGGGCCTCGACTTCACGCTCCGTGATGTGCATAATGACCTGCAGCGCAAAGGCCTGCCCTGGACGCCCGCGAAGGGCTTCAAGAATGCGGCTCCGCTCACGCCATATATCGCTCTGCCTGAGCAGGAGGAGCTGGAGGCCACCGATTTCACCGTCCTTAAGAACGGGGTGGAGGTTCAGCGGGGGAACGTGAAGAACATGATTTTCTCATTGCAAAAAATCGTCGACTTCATCGCCGCCCGCTACGGGCTCGGCAAGGACGATATTATCTTCACCGGAACGCCCGCCGGCGTAGGTCCAGTGGTTACCGGCGATTCGTTCGAGCTGTTCTGGGGCGGGAAGCTGCTGGGCACCTGCCTGATCGGTTAG
- a CDS encoding DUF92 domain-containing protein: MQWLIGGCGALLVAGAAYWKQSLSFSGMLAAVLMGTIYFGAGNLFWFGILLVFFISSSLLSKLHHENKAELEATYDKTGRRDAGQVFANGGLGMLLVLLNTIYPLEMWGFLFIGVMATVTSDTWATEIGTLAKRPPRSVLNGKVLQAGTSGGVSLPGTLAAAAGGALIGASSWALRLASGMTPHPLLLLVLAGLLGGLAGAFADSVLGATVQRMNRCTVCGREVEASSHCGKQTVFARGWRWMDNDAVNAVSSVIGGGVALLVSYIG; encoded by the coding sequence CTGCAATGGCTGATCGGGGGCTGCGGGGCGCTGCTGGTCGCCGGGGCCGCGTACTGGAAGCAGTCACTCAGCTTCTCCGGAATGCTGGCCGCTGTTCTGATGGGGACAATCTACTTTGGTGCGGGCAATCTGTTCTGGTTCGGCATCCTGCTGGTGTTCTTCATCTCTTCCTCCTTATTGTCGAAGCTGCACCATGAGAATAAGGCGGAGCTGGAGGCTACCTATGACAAAACCGGACGCCGGGACGCCGGCCAGGTCTTCGCCAATGGCGGGCTGGGGATGCTGCTGGTCCTGCTGAACACGATATATCCGCTGGAAATGTGGGGTTTCCTGTTCATCGGTGTGATGGCGACTGTGACCTCAGATACGTGGGCGACAGAGATCGGAACACTGGCCAAGCGGCCGCCGCGCTCGGTGCTGAACGGGAAGGTGCTGCAGGCGGGCACCTCCGGCGGTGTATCCCTGCCGGGTACACTTGCAGCAGCGGCAGGAGGGGCGCTGATCGGCGCTTCCTCCTGGGCGCTGCGGCTGGCCTCCGGCATGACGCCCCATCCGCTGCTGCTGCTTGTTCTTGCCGGACTGCTGGGCGGGCTTGCGGGAGCTTTTGCCGACTCGGTTCTGGGTGCCACGGTACAGCGGATGAACCGCTGCACAGTCTGCGGCCGCGAGGTCGAAGCCTCGTCCCATTGCGGGAAGCAGACGGTATTCGCCAGAGGCTGGCGCTGGATGGACAATGATGCGGTGAATGCGGTAAGTTCTGTAATAGGCGGCGGTGTGGCGCTGCTGGTGAGTTACATAGGATAA
- a CDS encoding TetR/AcrR family transcriptional regulator: MSSASIDKHEAILDAAYELFGSSGFYETKMSEVAEGAGIAKGTVYLYFKSKEELFMAVTRRDCEGFLEQLEQKLATCSTLTEKLSVIARHHLFYYYERKQHTKLFFRAPNNNPELVAYMAEFMEAYMQAVVKVLLEGGATEPELMAQSYIGILDRLKMDILFNPGFAEADADKRAKFAAGLFMTGALGSLHAAPEELPPFKI, from the coding sequence TTGAGCAGCGCATCTATAGACAAACATGAAGCGATTCTGGATGCCGCTTATGAGCTTTTCGGTTCGAGCGGTTTCTATGAAACGAAGATGTCGGAAGTAGCAGAGGGTGCCGGAATTGCCAAGGGAACGGTGTATTTGTATTTCAAAAGCAAGGAAGAGCTGTTCATGGCCGTCACCCGCCGGGATTGTGAAGGGTTCCTGGAGCAGCTTGAACAGAAGCTGGCCACCTGCTCCACATTGACAGAGAAGCTCTCCGTCATTGCCCGGCATCATCTGTTCTATTATTACGAACGCAAGCAGCATACGAAGCTGTTCTTCCGCGCACCCAACAATAATCCTGAGCTGGTAGCCTATATGGCCGAGTTCATGGAAGCCTACATGCAGGCAGTGGTGAAGGTGCTGCTGGAGGGGGGAGCCACCGAGCCGGAGCTGATGGCGCAGTCCTACATCGGGATTCTGGACCGTCTGAAGATGGATATCCTGTTCAATCCCGGGTTTGCGGAGGCGGATGCGGATAAGCGGGCGAAGTTCGCGGCGGGGCTCTTCATGACCGGGGCACTGGGCAGTCTCCATGCTGCGCCGGAAGAGCTTCCGCCCTTTAAAATATAA
- a CDS encoding ABC-F family ATP-binding cassette domain-containing protein: MNIMTVEHLSKSYGEKTLFRDASFGMDDRDKIGVIGVNGTGKSTFLKIIAGLETADEGQIAIGNDVRVQYLAQNPPYEPDNTVLQQVFAGDDPGLAAMREYMEILALLEQQPGDAELERRLVKASQTIDAAGAWQLESEAKTVLTKLGITGFDARMESLSGGQRKRVALAAALITPSELLILDEPTNHIDTDSVAWLEQYLQKRRGALLMVTHDRYFLERVAGVMLELDGGNLYRYEANYSRFLELKAEREEREASEEQKRKNLLRTELAWIRRGAKARSTKQKARIDRFEKLKASVGGASSSSLDISVASTRLGRKIIEIQNLTKSLDGRTLIKDLSYIAVPQDRVGIVGKNGSGKSTLLNLIAGKLTPDSGQVELGATVKLGYFTQEHQDMDLSLRAIEYVKEEAEIIRTADGSVITAAQMLERFLFPPAMQWTPISKLSGGEKRRLYLLRVLMGAPNVLLLDEPTNDLDIGTLAVLEDYLDEFPGVVFTVSHDRYFLDRTVDKLIAFEEGTIRLHVGDYTEYEEWLAKNVPSAVGGSSGKADTGSGRTGSGAPEGGQAPAAAAPREKLKFTFKEQREYEGIDEAIEQAEQHLADITAQMEAAFADSGRLQELVEQQRQGEAELERLMERWTYLNELAEKIAGK, from the coding sequence ATGAATATTATGACGGTGGAACATCTCTCCAAAAGCTACGGGGAGAAGACCCTGTTCCGCGATGCCTCCTTCGGCATGGATGACAGGGATAAGATTGGAGTAATCGGGGTCAACGGCACAGGGAAATCAACCTTTCTGAAAATCATTGCCGGGCTGGAGACTGCGGATGAAGGACAGATTGCCATCGGCAACGATGTGCGCGTGCAGTATCTGGCCCAGAACCCGCCTTATGAGCCTGACAATACCGTATTGCAGCAGGTATTCGCCGGAGACGACCCGGGGCTTGCCGCGATGCGGGAGTATATGGAGATTCTCGCGCTGCTGGAGCAGCAGCCGGGAGATGCGGAGCTGGAGCGCAGGCTGGTCAAAGCCAGCCAGACTATAGATGCCGCCGGTGCCTGGCAGCTGGAGAGCGAGGCCAAGACCGTCCTGACGAAGCTCGGCATTACCGGGTTCGATGCGCGGATGGAGAGCCTCTCCGGCGGGCAGCGCAAGCGCGTGGCACTGGCAGCTGCGCTGATTACACCTTCGGAGCTGCTGATTCTGGATGAGCCTACGAACCATATTGATACGGATTCCGTAGCCTGGCTGGAGCAGTATCTGCAGAAGCGGCGCGGCGCGCTGCTGATGGTTACGCATGACCGGTATTTCCTGGAGAGAGTAGCGGGAGTAATGCTGGAGTTGGACGGCGGGAATCTGTACCGCTACGAAGCGAACTATTCCCGCTTCCTGGAGCTGAAGGCGGAACGCGAGGAACGCGAGGCCTCGGAGGAGCAGAAGCGCAAGAATCTGCTGCGCACCGAGCTGGCCTGGATCCGCCGCGGAGCCAAGGCCCGCTCAACCAAGCAGAAGGCGCGGATTGACCGCTTCGAGAAGCTGAAGGCTAGCGTGGGCGGGGCTTCCTCCTCTTCGCTGGATATCTCCGTGGCCTCCACCAGACTGGGCCGCAAAATCATCGAAATTCAGAATCTCACAAAATCACTGGACGGCCGGACCTTGATCAAGGATCTGTCCTATATCGCTGTGCCGCAGGACCGGGTCGGGATTGTCGGCAAGAACGGCAGCGGCAAATCGACCCTGCTGAACCTGATTGCGGGCAAGCTTACGCCTGACAGCGGCCAGGTGGAGCTGGGGGCCACCGTCAAGCTCGGCTACTTCACTCAGGAGCATCAGGATATGGACCTTAGCCTGCGGGCGATTGAATATGTGAAGGAAGAGGCGGAGATCATCAGAACGGCGGACGGCAGTGTCATCACTGCGGCGCAAATGCTTGAACGCTTCCTTTTCCCGCCAGCCATGCAGTGGACCCCAATCTCCAAGCTCTCCGGCGGCGAGAAAAGACGTCTGTACCTGCTGCGCGTCCTTATGGGTGCCCCGAACGTGCTGCTGCTGGATGAGCCGACAAATGATCTGGATATCGGCACACTTGCTGTGCTGGAGGATTACCTGGATGAATTCCCGGGCGTCGTCTTCACCGTATCGCATGACCGCTACTTCCTGGACCGGACGGTGGATAAGCTGATTGCCTTCGAGGAAGGGACGATCCGCCTGCATGTCGGGGACTATACGGAATATGAAGAGTGGCTGGCGAAGAACGTGCCGTCCGCTGTAGGCGGGAGCTCCGGCAAGGCAGACACCGGCTCCGGACGCACGGGCTCCGGCGCCCCGGAAGGCGGGCAGGCTCCGGCAGCCGCCGCGCCGCGCGAGAAGCTGAAGTTCACCTTCAAGGAGCAGCGCGAATATGAGGGAATCGATGAGGCGATCGAGCAGGCGGAGCAGCATCTGGCCGACATTACGGCACAGATGGAGGCGGCCTTCGCTGACTCCGGCAGGCTGCAGGAGCTGGTAGAGCAGCAGCGGCAGGGAGAGGCTGAACTGGAGCGGCTGATGGAGCGCTGGACCTATCTGAACGAGCTGGCTGAGAAGATCGCCGGGAAGTAA
- a CDS encoding tetratricopeptide repeat protein, with amino-acid sequence MNHSIEAAVALRSSGRAEEARAMLLQLLPADSSNAELHYQLAWTHDVLGLEREAVPYYEQSLALGLPDDEQKAGAMLGLGSTYRTLGQYAESRALLEQGVLEFPQRAEFKAFLAMALHNLGAHTEAMELLLKLLADSSADAGIQDYKKAIMFYADKLEQVWP; translated from the coding sequence GTGAACCATTCAATCGAAGCCGCTGTGGCGCTGCGCTCCTCCGGCCGCGCGGAAGAGGCCAGGGCGATGCTGCTTCAGCTACTGCCGGCAGATAGCAGCAATGCAGAGCTGCATTATCAGCTGGCGTGGACGCATGATGTCCTGGGCCTGGAGCGTGAGGCGGTGCCCTATTACGAGCAGAGCCTTGCTCTGGGTCTGCCGGATGATGAGCAGAAGGCAGGGGCTATGCTGGGCCTGGGCAGCACCTACCGGACGCTGGGGCAGTATGCCGAGTCCCGGGCGCTGCTGGAGCAGGGTGTCCTTGAATTCCCGCAGCGTGCGGAATTTAAGGCTTTTCTGGCGATGGCCCTGCATAATCTCGGTGCGCACACGGAGGCGATGGAGCTGCTGCTTAAGCTGCTTGCGGATTCCTCCGCCGATGCGGGCATCCAGGATTACAAGAAGGCGATCATGTTCTATGCAGATAAGCTTGAGCAGGTATGGCCTTAA
- a CDS encoding M42 family metallopeptidase, which yields MLTIHPNEEYILTLLQKLLNTPSPSGFTAQAMALVAEEAAALDIPLSWNEKGGAILTVPGLDPSRTIGISAHVDTLGAMVRSIKPNGTLRLTSVGGFSMHSIENEYCIIHTRSGLTYTGTILTSHPSVHVYADAREFKRSEENMEIRIDERVSTKDDVLKLGIAVGDFISFDARPVLTPSGYIKSRHLDDKASVAALFGLLESIRREGWKPLHNLSLLISNYEEVGHGAAWIPDGIHEMIAVDMGAMGDDLSCKETDVSICAKDSSGPYDYTMTSRMIELANALAIPFAVDIYPQYGSDASAALRGGNNIRAALIGPGVHASHSMERTHKDAVLNTAKLLAAYVGTN from the coding sequence TTGCTTACCATTCATCCCAACGAAGAATATATTCTTACCCTGCTCCAAAAGCTGCTTAACACGCCCAGTCCCAGCGGCTTCACCGCCCAGGCGATGGCCCTGGTCGCTGAAGAGGCGGCTGCACTGGACATTCCGCTAAGCTGGAACGAAAAAGGCGGCGCGATTCTCACTGTGCCCGGACTGGATCCTTCCCGCACTATCGGCATCAGCGCCCATGTGGATACGCTCGGCGCGATGGTCCGCTCTATTAAGCCTAATGGCACGCTCCGCCTGACCTCGGTAGGCGGGTTCAGCATGCACAGTATTGAGAATGAATACTGCATCATCCATACGCGCAGCGGATTAACCTATACCGGTACGATTCTTACCAGCCACCCTTCGGTGCATGTCTATGCCGATGCGCGTGAGTTCAAGCGTTCCGAAGAGAATATGGAGATCCGTATCGATGAACGGGTCTCGACCAAAGACGATGTGCTCAAGCTGGGCATTGCTGTCGGCGACTTCATCTCGTTCGATGCCCGTCCTGTGCTTACGCCAAGCGGATATATCAAATCCCGCCATCTGGACGACAAAGCCAGCGTAGCCGCCCTGTTCGGGCTGCTGGAGAGCATCCGCCGCGAAGGCTGGAAGCCGTTGCATAACCTGTCCCTGCTCATCTCCAATTATGAAGAGGTCGGGCACGGCGCAGCCTGGATTCCCGACGGAATCCACGAGATGATTGCCGTCGATATGGGCGCAATGGGCGATGACCTGAGCTGCAAGGAGACCGATGTCTCAATCTGCGCCAAGGATTCCTCCGGCCCGTATGACTATACGATGACCAGCCGGATGATTGAGCTGGCGAATGCTCTGGCGATTCCGTTCGCGGTAGACATCTATCCGCAGTACGGCTCAGACGCCTCTGCCGCCCTGCGCGGCGGCAACAACATCCGGGCCGCGCTGATCGGTCCAGGCGTCCATGCCTCCCATTCCATGGAGCGGACCCACAAAGATGCTGTGCTCAACACAGCCAAACTGCTGGCCGCTTATGTCGGCACGAACTGA
- a CDS encoding lipopolysaccharide assembly protein LapA domain-containing protein, producing the protein MRFQWSLILGLIFALLTAIFAVMNVDPVPVNFGFDVVSIPLILIILGCALIGGVVVGSYGIYRQYKLQKEIKSLKTELAKLSDAGNVMDVPGVQDDPLQTEEPAQR; encoded by the coding sequence ATGAGATTTCAGTGGTCGCTAATATTAGGTTTGATCTTTGCCCTGTTGACTGCAATATTCGCAGTAATGAACGTTGATCCGGTGCCGGTTAATTTCGGCTTCGATGTGGTCAGCATCCCGCTGATTCTGATAATTCTGGGCTGCGCGCTGATTGGCGGCGTGGTCGTCGGTTCTTACGGCATCTACCGCCAGTATAAGCTGCAGAAGGAAATTAAGAGCCTGAAGACAGAGCTGGCCAAGCTCAGTGATGCCGGTAATGTTATGGATGTGCCAGGCGTTCAGGATGACCCCCTCCAGACGGAGGAACCCGCTCAGAGATAA
- the pepF gene encoding oligoendopeptidase F, with product MEQLPKRSEVPAENRWKLEDMFASEEQWDAEYKEVKELIASAAAFQGKLDSADTLKKCFELDDKMSLLTERLYVYAHMRQDEDTAAPKYQALSQKAKKLGVEAGEALSFVTPEILALPDATLDQFIADPSLSDYTFTLTEMKREKAHVLSKAEEALLAQVGTLAQAPQTVFGMLNNADLKFPKIKNEEGKEVELTHGSYIQFLESPDREVRKNAFKAVYDTYAKQKNTIAATLSANVNKNVFYSRVRKYPSVLEMSLYGDNIPKEVYTNLIDTIHESLPLMHRYMKLRQKLLGVDELHMYDLFAPLVDEYKLDITFDEAKKITKEGLKPLGEDYLSVLQQGYDNGWIDVYENENKRTGAYSWGAYGTHPYVLLNHNDNLNSMFTLAHEMGHALHSYYSDTALKYRDAQYTIFLAEVASTTNEALLMDYLLKKSTDPKEKMYLLTYYADQFRTTVFRQTMFAEFEKIIHQRAEDGEALTPQDLSAIYYDLNVKYYGKDMVVDKDIEMEWARIPHFYNSFYVYKYATGFSAATSFSKQILEEGKPAVDRYLGFLKSGGSDYSINILAKAGVDMSSPEPIREAMSVFENVIEQMEQLTK from the coding sequence ATGGAACAATTACCTAAGAGAAGTGAAGTGCCCGCCGAGAACCGCTGGAAGCTTGAAGATATGTTTGCTTCAGAGGAGCAGTGGGATGCCGAATATAAGGAAGTCAAAGAGCTGATTGCCAGCGCCGCCGCCTTCCAGGGTAAGCTGGATTCGGCCGATACCCTCAAGAAGTGCTTCGAGCTGGACGACAAAATGTCGCTCCTGACTGAACGCCTCTATGTCTATGCGCATATGCGCCAGGATGAGGACACAGCCGCTCCGAAGTATCAGGCGCTCTCCCAGAAGGCCAAGAAGCTGGGCGTGGAAGCCGGAGAAGCCCTTTCTTTTGTGACACCGGAGATTCTGGCCCTGCCTGACGCAACACTGGACCAGTTCATCGCTGATCCTTCCCTGTCTGATTACACCTTCACACTGACGGAAATGAAGCGCGAGAAGGCGCATGTGCTGTCCAAGGCGGAGGAAGCCCTGCTCGCTCAGGTCGGTACGCTGGCCCAGGCCCCGCAGACCGTGTTCGGCATGCTGAACAATGCGGACCTGAAGTTCCCGAAGATCAAGAACGAAGAAGGCAAGGAAGTCGAGCTGACCCATGGCAGCTATATTCAGTTCCTTGAAAGTCCGGACCGTGAGGTGCGCAAGAATGCCTTCAAGGCGGTCTACGACACTTACGCCAAGCAGAAGAACACCATTGCCGCCACGCTGAGCGCGAATGTGAACAAGAACGTGTTCTACTCCCGTGTCCGCAAATACCCTTCCGTGCTGGAAATGTCCCTCTATGGCGACAATATTCCGAAGGAAGTCTACACGAACCTGATTGATACCATCCATGAGAGCCTGCCGCTGATGCACCGTTATATGAAGCTGCGCCAGAAGCTGCTGGGTGTGGATGAGCTACATATGTATGATCTGTTCGCTCCGCTCGTGGACGAATACAAGCTGGACATCACGTTCGATGAAGCCAAGAAGATCACCAAGGAAGGCCTTAAGCCGCTGGGCGAGGATTATCTGAGCGTACTGCAGCAAGGGTATGATAACGGCTGGATTGATGTGTATGAGAACGAGAACAAACGCACCGGCGCTTACAGCTGGGGAGCTTACGGCACCCACCCGTACGTGCTGCTGAACCACAACGATAACCTGAACAGCATGTTCACGCTGGCCCATGAGATGGGTCATGCCCTGCATTCGTACTATTCGGACACGGCGCTGAAGTACCGGGATGCGCAATACACGATTTTCCTGGCGGAGGTGGCTTCCACGACCAACGAGGCCCTGCTGATGGATTATCTGCTGAAGAAGTCTACCGATCCGAAGGAGAAAATGTACCTGCTCACCTATTACGCCGACCAGTTCCGCACCACGGTGTTCCGGCAGACGATGTTCGCTGAATTCGAGAAGATTATCCACCAGCGTGCCGAGGATGGCGAAGCGCTGACTCCGCAGGATCTGTCCGCCATTTACTACGACCTGAACGTCAAGTATTACGGCAAGGATATGGTGGTCGATAAGGACATCGAGATGGAATGGGCGCGGATTCCGCATTTCTATAACAGCTTCTATGTCTATAAATATGCTACCGGCTTCTCGGCGGCGACGAGCTTCTCCAAACAGATTCTGGAGGAGGGCAAACCGGCGGTGGACCGTTACCTCGGCTTCCTGAAGAGCGGCGGCAGTGATTATTCGATCAATATCCTGGCCAAGGCCGGCGTTGACATGTCCTCGCCTGAACCGATACGCGAAGCGATGAGCGTCTTCGAGAATGTAATTGAGCAGATGGAGCAGTTGACCAAATAA
- a CDS encoding cold shock domain-containing protein — translation MKGTVKWFNAEKGYGFLQVEGGEDVFVHFSAIQGEGFKTLDEGQAVEFDVTEGNRGPQAANVVKL, via the coding sequence TTGAAAGGTACAGTAAAATGGTTTAACGCAGAAAAAGGTTATGGTTTCCTTCAAGTAGAAGGCGGCGAAGATGTATTCGTTCACTTCTCAGCTATTCAAGGCGAAGGCTTCAAGACATTGGATGAAGGCCAAGCGGTAGAATTCGATGTAACTGAAGGCAATCGCGGTCCACAGGCAGCGAACGTAGTTAAATTATAA
- a CDS encoding MFS transporter, producing the protein MNTGHRSGQYSDQNWLRSFMFTLYGTSVLVVSYFPLFYAHLGFSSPQMGLLYSVGPLISILSNLFWSMMSDRLGTVRKIMALLLGGQLVTAIILFQATSFSGVLLILSCFYFFYYPVFPLADTMAIRIAQRHGRNFIAIRVFGSLGYSFFALTIGYVLRALGPEYSVAICIVIVVTALLITLGLKDVKRSEPSGTVTPDDEAPDPDQPLKGAGLRQILLQKEVLWFFGSVFLLAIGYRMNEAFLTISLKGMNAGDEIVGWALLASALSEIPVFFLLSKYGDRFKELPLLAFASLMFTLRFLLMALVQEPGMVVAIQAMHSVSFGIYYVTAVRYITRMIPDHLRATGMALFTVVWSSGAGLLSGTFGGIVYQDAGRVIFYVVATGFSILAFAGFLLRHLLDTGGGISRPLRNKSKTSL; encoded by the coding sequence ATGAATACAGGACATCGCAGCGGCCAGTACAGCGACCAGAACTGGCTGCGGTCCTTTATGTTTACGCTGTACGGCACCAGTGTGCTGGTTGTGTCTTATTTCCCCTTATTCTATGCGCATTTAGGCTTCAGCAGTCCGCAGATGGGTCTGCTCTACTCCGTAGGCCCGCTAATCTCCATTCTCTCGAATCTCTTCTGGAGTATGATGAGTGACCGGCTCGGTACGGTACGTAAGATTATGGCTCTGCTGCTTGGCGGGCAGCTCGTAACCGCGATTATTCTGTTCCAGGCCACCAGTTTCTCCGGCGTACTGCTTATCTTATCCTGTTTCTATTTCTTCTATTACCCTGTATTTCCGCTTGCAGATACGATGGCAATCCGAATCGCCCAGCGGCACGGACGCAACTTCATCGCCATCCGTGTGTTCGGCTCTCTGGGATATTCGTTCTTCGCCCTGACCATCGGCTATGTGCTCAGAGCTCTGGGTCCTGAGTACAGCGTGGCGATCTGTATTGTAATCGTTGTAACTGCGCTGCTGATTACATTGGGACTTAAGGATGTGAAACGCAGCGAGCCCTCGGGGACTGTGACACCGGACGATGAAGCTCCAGACCCGGACCAGCCGCTTAAGGGAGCCGGACTCCGGCAGATTCTGCTGCAAAAGGAAGTGCTGTGGTTCTTCGGCTCCGTCTTCCTGCTTGCCATCGGCTACCGGATGAACGAGGCCTTCCTGACCATCAGCCTCAAGGGGATGAATGCGGGCGATGAGATTGTGGGCTGGGCGCTCCTGGCCTCTGCGCTCAGCGAAATCCCGGTCTTCTTCCTGCTCAGCAAATACGGCGACAGGTTCAAGGAGCTGCCGCTGCTCGCTTTTGCCAGCCTGATGTTCACGCTACGCTTCCTGTTGATGGCGCTGGTCCAGGAGCCGGGTATGGTTGTGGCCATACAGGCGATGCACAGCGTCTCGTTCGGCATCTATTATGTCACTGCCGTGCGCTACATCACACGGATGATCCCCGATCATCTCCGGGCAACGGGCATGGCGCTGTTCACGGTGGTCTGGTCCAGCGGAGCAGGGCTGCTCAGTGGCACCTTCGGCGGAATCGTCTACCAGGATGCCGGGCGGGTTATCTTCTATGTAGTGGCCACCGGCTTCTCCATCCTGGCCTTCGCCGGCTTCCTGCTCCGGCATCTGCTGGATACCGGCGGCGGTATATCCCGGCCGCTGCGGAACAAGTCCAAAACTTCATTGTAG